In the Solibacillus sp. FSL K6-1523 genome, one interval contains:
- a CDS encoding ATP-dependent Clp protease ATP-binding subunit gives MQFNQTQDNRPPLEQYGRNLIEQVKNGKMDPVIGRDEEIRNVIRILSRKTKNNPVLIGEPGVGKTAIVEGLAQRIVRKDVPEGLKEAQVYELDMSALIAGASYRGQFEERLKAVLKQVKDAEGSIILFIDEIHTIVGAGKSDGAMDAGNMLKPMLARGELHCIGATTLDEYRMYIEKDPALERRFQQVMVREPSIEDTVSILRGIKDRFEEHHRGVRIHDRAIIAAAQLANRYITDRFLPDKAIDLVDEACAMIRIEIDSMPQELDQATRRLTQLKIEQQALKKEKDAASKKRLEILSEEIDELEQAMKSMQEQWDIEKNGLQNVRDKKDLLKKYIAEAEDLVHTNSNLARAGELQYSKIPTLEKEVAELEQQLKETEGNRMLREEVTEEEIAKIISRWTGIPVTKLVEGERGKLLRLKDTLHERVVGQEDAVTLVTEAVWRARSGIKDPNKPIGSFLFLGPTGVGKTELAKALAAQLFDSEDHFIRIDMSEYMEKHSVSRLVGAPPGYIGYEEGGQLTEAVRRNPYSVVLLDEIEKAHPDVANILLQVLDDGRITDSQGRNVNFTNTVVILTSNIGSHYLLENSENSEQLVNAALLQHFKPELLNRMDDIIMFHALSNEHFHAIAWKYVHQLQARVAEQEITLQVDEAVVDWVVENGIDPQFGARPLKRFVQRHLETIVARELLKGEVTAGETLHIQIENGAIQIGK, from the coding sequence ATGCAATTTAATCAAACACAAGATAATCGTCCGCCACTTGAACAATATGGACGAAATTTAATTGAACAAGTTAAAAATGGGAAAATGGACCCGGTAATTGGACGAGATGAAGAAATCAGAAATGTCATTCGCATTTTATCAAGAAAGACAAAAAATAATCCCGTACTAATCGGAGAACCGGGTGTCGGTAAAACGGCTATTGTTGAAGGATTAGCACAACGAATTGTTCGGAAAGATGTGCCAGAAGGGTTAAAAGAAGCACAAGTTTATGAGTTAGATATGAGTGCATTAATCGCGGGTGCAAGTTACCGTGGACAATTTGAAGAGCGTTTAAAAGCTGTGTTAAAACAGGTGAAGGATGCAGAGGGGAGCATTATTTTATTCATCGACGAAATTCATACGATTGTAGGTGCGGGAAAATCCGATGGCGCCATGGATGCGGGCAATATGCTGAAACCGATGCTTGCAAGAGGGGAACTTCACTGTATTGGTGCGACGACATTAGATGAATACCGCATGTATATCGAAAAAGATCCAGCACTTGAACGACGCTTTCAACAAGTGATGGTGAGAGAACCTTCTATTGAAGATACGGTATCCATTTTACGCGGTATTAAAGATCGTTTTGAGGAACATCACCGCGGTGTTCGCATACATGACCGTGCCATTATTGCGGCAGCACAATTAGCGAATCGTTATATTACCGATCGTTTTTTACCAGATAAAGCAATTGATCTAGTCGATGAAGCGTGCGCAATGATTCGAATTGAAATTGATTCGATGCCACAAGAGCTTGATCAAGCAACGCGCCGTTTAACACAATTAAAAATTGAACAGCAAGCATTGAAAAAAGAAAAAGATGCAGCGAGTAAAAAGCGACTTGAAATATTAAGCGAAGAAATCGATGAATTAGAACAAGCGATGAAAAGTATGCAGGAACAATGGGATATCGAAAAAAATGGACTTCAAAACGTCCGCGACAAAAAGGATTTATTAAAAAAATATATTGCAGAAGCGGAAGATTTAGTGCATACGAATAGTAATTTAGCGCGTGCAGGTGAATTGCAATACAGTAAAATTCCAACGCTCGAAAAGGAAGTTGCCGAACTCGAGCAGCAGCTAAAAGAGACAGAGGGCAACCGTATGCTACGCGAAGAAGTGACAGAAGAAGAAATCGCAAAAATTATTTCTCGATGGACAGGTATTCCAGTAACGAAGCTTGTAGAAGGAGAACGAGGAAAATTACTGCGTTTAAAAGATACATTGCATGAACGTGTCGTAGGTCAAGAAGATGCAGTTACATTGGTGACAGAAGCGGTATGGCGTGCGCGTTCGGGTATTAAAGATCCAAATAAGCCGATTGGTAGTTTCTTATTTTTAGGTCCAACCGGTGTCGGAAAAACAGAATTGGCCAAAGCATTAGCAGCACAATTATTTGACTCAGAGGATCATTTCATTCGGATTGATATGAGTGAATATATGGAGAAACATTCGGTATCTCGATTAGTTGGCGCGCCTCCAGGGTATATCGGCTATGAGGAAGGTGGTCAACTTACGGAAGCAGTGAGACGTAATCCATATTCTGTCGTACTACTAGATGAAATTGAAAAAGCACATCCGGATGTGGCAAATATTTTACTGCAAGTGCTAGATGATGGGCGCATTACCGATAGCCAAGGACGCAATGTCAACTTTACAAACACGGTCGTTATATTAACGTCGAATATCGGCTCGCATTATTTACTGGAAAACAGCGAGAACTCCGAACAGTTAGTGAATGCAGCATTACTTCAGCATTTTAAACCAGAGCTGTTAAATCGTATGGATGATATCATTATGTTCCATGCATTGTCGAATGAACATTTCCATGCAATTGCTTGGAAATATGTACACCAGTTACAAGCACGTGTGGCTGAGCAAGAAATTACATTGCAAGTAGATGAGGCGGTTGTGGATTGGGTTGTCGAAAATGGTATTGACCCACAATTTGGTGCACGTCCTTTAAAACGATTTGTACAGCGTCATTTAGAAACGATTGTTGCGCGAGAGTTATTAAAAGGGGAAGTAACAGCTGGAGAAACGCTTCATATCCAGATCGAAAATGGAGCAATCCAAATAGGCAAATAA
- a CDS encoding YjzD family protein, whose amino-acid sequence MQYIVTFFWSFLLVSMLNYVVSSVLAVDFNFLNGVIISLAFSVLVFVIAAIIPNESTPEFEAEQH is encoded by the coding sequence ATGCAATATATCGTTACTTTCTTTTGGTCATTTTTATTAGTATCTATGCTAAATTATGTAGTAAGTTCTGTATTAGCTGTTGATTTTAACTTCCTAAACGGTGTTATTATTTCATTAGCATTCAGCGTTTTAGTATTTGTTATCGCAGCAATTATTCCAAACGAATCTACACCAGAATTCGAAGCAGAACAACACTAA
- a CDS encoding beta-ketoacyl-ACP synthase III, with product MNAGIIGIGKYLPEKVVTNMDLEKVLDTSDEWIRTRTGIEQRYIAEDEETSDLAYKAAVKAIENAGITAQQIGLIIVATVTQDQNFPSVACQIQERLGASNGGAMDISAACSGFIYATTIAKQFIESNSYDYVLVVGVEKLSKIVDWDDRNTAVLFGDGASAAVIGKVSEGRGILAFELGADGTGGKHLKIDEENNIFMNGREVFKFAVRQMGESALSVIEKAGLTKEDVDYLVPHQANIRIMEAARERLGLPEEKMSKTIQKYGNTSAASIGISIVDDLETGKIKEDDIVVLVGFGGGLTWGALAMKWGK from the coding sequence ATGAATGCAGGGATTATTGGTATTGGTAAGTACTTACCTGAAAAAGTAGTGACAAATATGGATCTTGAAAAGGTTTTAGATACATCAGATGAATGGATTCGTACGCGAACGGGCATTGAACAACGATACATTGCAGAAGATGAAGAAACATCTGATTTAGCATATAAAGCAGCAGTAAAAGCGATAGAAAATGCAGGAATTACAGCGCAGCAAATTGGGTTAATTATCGTGGCGACGGTTACGCAAGATCAAAATTTCCCAAGTGTTGCATGCCAGATTCAAGAACGTTTAGGTGCTTCTAATGGTGGAGCGATGGATATTTCAGCGGCTTGCTCAGGCTTTATTTATGCAACGACGATTGCCAAACAGTTTATCGAAAGTAACAGCTACGACTATGTATTAGTAGTAGGTGTTGAGAAATTATCGAAAATTGTCGATTGGGATGACCGTAATACAGCCGTATTATTTGGTGATGGAGCGAGTGCAGCGGTAATCGGAAAAGTTTCAGAAGGTAGAGGAATTTTAGCTTTTGAACTTGGCGCAGATGGTACAGGTGGAAAGCATTTAAAAATCGATGAAGAAAACAATATTTTTATGAATGGACGTGAAGTATTTAAATTTGCGGTCCGACAAATGGGAGAATCTGCTTTAAGTGTGATTGAAAAAGCAGGGCTGACAAAAGAAGATGTTGATTATTTAGTGCCGCATCAGGCGAATATCCGTATTATGGAAGCCGCGCGTGAACGTCTAGGTTTACCAGAAGAAAAAATGTCTAAAACAATTCAAAAGTATGGCAATACTTCTGCCGCATCAATCGGAATTTCGATTGTGGATGATCTTGAAACAGGGAAAATAAAAGAGGATGATATCGTTGTCCTTGTCGGTTTTGGTGGAGGCCTCACATGGGGTGCCTTAGCAATGAAATGGGGTAAATAA